In Cryptosporangium minutisporangium, the genomic stretch GAACAGCGGTACGAAGTAGCCGATGATCGGAATCGCCGCGATCACCGCGTTGATGCCGGTCAGTGCCAGCGCCAGCAGGAGCAGCCGGCCCAGCGTCGGACGCAGGCGCGCCCAGCACACCGCCAGCGACGTCGGGGCGCCCGCCGTCTCTTGGATCAGCACCACCGCACACACCGCGCTGGCCAGTACCGCGAACACCGTCGAGGCCAGCGAGATGAGCACGGAGAAGACGGTCACCGTCAGCAGGAACAGCAGGATGTCGGTGCCCGGTGAGTCGGACTCGCGGCTGATCAGGCTGGTCATGAGCCACCAGAGCGGCACGACGATCAGCAGCATCAGGCCGACCAACACTGCCGAGACCCCGAGCGTCGGACCCGGGTGCCTGCGCAGCAGATCCATGCCGCCGTCGAGGACCTCGCCGATCGACATCGGCCGGAGCGGAACCGGTCCGGATCCTGGCCCGGCGGTCAGCGGGGGCAGCCCGACCGGTGGAGCCGGTGCGGTGGCCGTGCTCACCCGCGTACCGCCCCCTCCCGGAGAAAACTCGTGGGTGCCCAGAGCTATTTGCGACATCCTGTCATGCCCGAGCGAGGGTGATTCGGCGAGTCTGTGTGGCAGCGCCCAGGCAACTCGGCGGCGAGAGTGCCACCATGTGGGCATGAGAGCGCGTGTGCTGGTGGTCGACGACGATCCTGCCCTGGCCGAGATGCTCGGAATCGTGCTACGTGGGGAGGGTTTCGCTCCGTCGTTCGTTGCGGACGGTGAGGCGGCCCTCACGGTGTTCCGGGAAACCCGCCCCGATCTGGTGCTGCTCGACCTCATGCTCCCCGGCATGAGCGGGCTGGACGTCTGCCGGGCGGTGCGCGCGGAGTCAGGTGTGCCGATCGTGATGCTGACGGCCAAGAGCGACACCGTCGACGTCGTCCTCGGATTGGAATCCGGTGCGGACGATTACGTCGTCAAGCCGTTCAAACCCAAGGAGTTGGTGGCCCGCGTGCGGGCCAGGCTGCGGCGCGGGGAGGAGGCCCCGCCGGAGACCTTGACGATCGGCCCGTCCCAGGCGCAGGTCCAGATCGACGTCCCCGGCCACTCGGTGACCAGGGACGGCATCCCGATCGCGCTGACCCCGCTGGAGTTCGACCTGCTGGTCGCGCTGGCCCGTAAGCCGCGCCAGGTCTTCACCAGAGAAGTTCTGCTGGAGCAGGTCTGGGGCTACCGCCACGCCGCCGACACGCGGCTGGTCAACGTCCACGTGCAGCGGCTGCGGGCGAAGGTCGAGCGGGACCCGGAGCACCCCGAGGTGGTGCTCACCGTGCGCGGAGTCGGGTACAAGGCGGGCACCGGGTGAGACGACGGGCCCGACCGGATGCTCCCGTGGTCCCCGGCACCGCCGTGGCTGCGGGGGAATCCATGGCCGCCGCCCAGCCCGGGCGGTTCCGCCGCGGGTACGGCCGGACCCTGCGTGCCGCGCGGTGGCTGGCCTCCCGGGTGCTCGCCCGCTGGCGGCGTTCGCTCCAGCTGCGGGTCGTGACCAGCACGCTCCTGGCGAGCAGCATCATGACCGTGGCGTTGGGGCTGTTCGTCGTGCACCGGGTGACCGACGGCCTGGTCGCGGCCGAGAAGGAGCAGGGCCTGGCGCAGCTGGCGAGCGGGGCGGACTACCTGGGCGGTCAGCTGTCCGAGCTCAACGGTCCGGACGACCCGGAGCTCGACCGCGCCCTGCGCCTGGCCGCTGGCAACCTCTCGGTGCGCGCTGCGCGCAGCGCCGATTTCGCGATCGCGGTGCAGCAGACCGACAACGCCCGCCTTCCCCAGAAGTACGTTCCCAGCTACGACCTGGAGGCCGTCCGGCCGCCGGCCGAACTCACCCGGCTGATCGCGTCCGGCAAGCAGCGCGGGTACCAGTTCACCCGGACCTCGATCGACGAGCAGCCGGAGCGTCCGTTCCTCGTGGTCGCGGCGCCGGTCGACACCGACGCGGGACGGTTCGACCTCTACTACTTCTTCCCGCTGGACGACCAGGTGGCGACGGTCGGCCTGGTCCAGAACTCGCTGACCGCGATCGGTGCGCTGCTGTTGCTCCTGCTCGCGGCGATCGCGGCGATCGTCGCCAGGCAGGTGGTGACGCCGGTGCGCGTCGCCGCACGGACGGCCGAGCGGCTCTCGGCGGGCCTGCTCGAAGAGCGGATGGTGGTGCGCGGGGAGGACGAACTGGCCCGGCTGGCGCACTCGTTCAACCAGATGGCGGCGAACCTCCAGCGGCAGATCGTCCAGCTGGAGAATCTGTCGCGTCTGCAGCAGCGGTTCACCGCCGACGTGTCGCACGAGCTACGCACTCCGCTGACCACGGTGCGGATGGCGGCCGACGTCATCCATGCGGCCGCCGACACGTTCCCGCCCGAGCTGGCGCGCTCCACCGAGCTGCTCTCCAACGAGGTCGACCGATTCGAGTCCCTGCTGAACGACCTGCTGGAGATCAGTCGCTACGACAGCGGCGCAGCGGTACTCGAACCGGAGGACACCGACGTGCGGACGCTGGTGACGCGGACCGTCGATGGCCTGACGCAGTTGGCCGAGCGCACCGGCTCGGCGTTGGAGGTCCGGATGCCCGACGAGCCGGTCGTGGCCGAGGTCGACCCACGCCGGGTCGAGCGGATCCTGCGCAACCTGATCGGCAACGCGATCGAGCACGGCGAGGGCCGGCCGGTCCGGATCACGCTGGCCAACGACGCGGACGTGCTCGCGATCACCGTGCGCGACTACGGCGTCGGGCTGCGGCCGGGCGAGGCGCAGGCGGTGTTCGACCGCTTCTGGCGTGCCGATCCGTCCCGGGCACGGCAGACCGGAGGTACCGGGCTGGGTCTCTCGATCAGCCGAGAGGACGCCCGGCTGCACGATGGATGGCTGCAGGTGTGGGGCTGGCCGGGCCTCGGCGCGCAGTTCCGGCTCGCGCTGCCGTTGCGGCGGGGCGTCCGCCTCACCGCGGCGCCGTTGCCGCTGGCGCCGGCCGATGCGGGCAGCCGCTACCCCCGCGCGATCGAAGCAGCTCGTCCGTCGTCGGCGTCGTCGGTGTCGTCGGGATCGACCGACGCGCCACCGCACTCCGAGGAGACTCCCGAGGAGGTGGCAGCCGCGGAGCCGGCCGCCGAGACAGCCGCGGAACCGACGGCCGCCGAATCGACCGACGCGGAGGTGAGCCGTCGTGCGTAGAGCCGGGCTCGTCCCGTTGGTCGCAGCCACGGTCCTGGCGACGGCCGTCATCAGCTGTGCCCGCGTCCCGGACAACGGCCCAGCCGTTCCGGTGGCGGCTCCCGAAGTGACTCAGAGCGGCGAACCGGGGAGCAACGGCGTCAACAGTGGGCTGCCCCGCCCCGCCGCGGACCCCAGCTCCTCCGTGAGCGCCTACATCAACGCGCTGACCGTGACCCGCAATCCCGGTCCGCTGGGCGACAACTTCCTCCCCACGCCGGCGCTGCGCAACACGTTCCGCCAGAACCCCTCGGTGGCCGTCGTCCGGGGCGACATCAGGGCGATCGCGGAGACGCCGAGCGTGGCGGACGTCACCACCATCGCCCGATTCAGCGCCGAACTCATCGGCACGGTGAACAGCGACGGCGTGTTCCTCGAGGCGGAGGACCCCAAGTGGGAGGTCCAGGTCCGGATGTCGCGGGCCCGAGGTCTCTGGCAGTTCGCCGAGC encodes the following:
- the mtrA gene encoding MtrAB system response regulator MtrA, with the translated sequence MRARVLVVDDDPALAEMLGIVLRGEGFAPSFVADGEAALTVFRETRPDLVLLDLMLPGMSGLDVCRAVRAESGVPIVMLTAKSDTVDVVLGLESGADDYVVKPFKPKELVARVRARLRRGEEAPPETLTIGPSQAQVQIDVPGHSVTRDGIPIALTPLEFDLLVALARKPRQVFTREVLLEQVWGYRHAADTRLVNVHVQRLRAKVERDPEHPEVVLTVRGVGYKAGTG
- the mtrB gene encoding MtrAB system histidine kinase MtrB, with the translated sequence MAAAQPGRFRRGYGRTLRAARWLASRVLARWRRSLQLRVVTSTLLASSIMTVALGLFVVHRVTDGLVAAEKEQGLAQLASGADYLGGQLSELNGPDDPELDRALRLAAGNLSVRAARSADFAIAVQQTDNARLPQKYVPSYDLEAVRPPAELTRLIASGKQRGYQFTRTSIDEQPERPFLVVAAPVDTDAGRFDLYYFFPLDDQVATVGLVQNSLTAIGALLLLLLAAIAAIVARQVVTPVRVAARTAERLSAGLLEERMVVRGEDELARLAHSFNQMAANLQRQIVQLENLSRLQQRFTADVSHELRTPLTTVRMAADVIHAAADTFPPELARSTELLSNEVDRFESLLNDLLEISRYDSGAAVLEPEDTDVRTLVTRTVDGLTQLAERTGSALEVRMPDEPVVAEVDPRRVERILRNLIGNAIEHGEGRPVRITLANDADVLAITVRDYGVGLRPGEAQAVFDRFWRADPSRARQTGGTGLGLSISREDARLHDGWLQVWGWPGLGAQFRLALPLRRGVRLTAAPLPLAPADAGSRYPRAIEAARPSSASSVSSGSTDAPPHSEETPEEVAAAEPAAETAAEPTAAESTDAEVSRRA